The sequence GCGCGCATGGAAGAATCGAGGTCGCCCTGGTCGCTGGTGCTTCTTCGGACCCTCGCATCCAGCCGGTGCTTGCGCGGGTGTCCCAGCTGCGCATCGACTACGTCACCAGGCTCTACAGGGCGCTGGGGCTGCCGGCGCGTGATGCTCGCAGGTGGGCGCTCCAGGCGTACTCCACCTATGTGGGCCTGCTGCACCTGTCCATCGCCAGCCCTGAGTCGCTGGGCACGAGCCGTGCCCGGACCGAGTATGTGCAGCATGTCGTGCGGACGCTCATTCCGGTGAGAGGGGCGCCTCACTTTCCTGCCGGGCGATGACGTGAAGCGGCACACCGCGTGTGCGGATGAGACAGCCAGCGCCGTCCAGAAGGGCCTGCCAAAGCTGCGGGTCGTTCCACTGGCTCATGGGCTCCGTCTCGCTCTCTACCCCGGGCACACGCCGCTCAGCGCGTCCGCGGCACCCACGCGCCATGAAACCCGGCGGGCACCCGGCGCGGCAGGTGAACGGTCGCGACGGGCTCCGCGTCGATCTCGCGTGCGTCGAGAATCACGAGGTCGCTGGAGTCCGTCGCCGCACGATAGACCATCACCATCAGCCAGCCGTCGTCCTCGTCGACGCCTCCCGGGCACGGCACGAACACAGGCTCGCTGTTCTGGTCGCCGGGCGGCAGCGCGTAGCGCTTCGTCGCGCCTCGCTCGTGATCGAAGCGGACCACGCCGCGCATTTCGACGGGGGTCGGCTGCTCGGTCGCATACAGGTAACGGTAGGGGCGCCCCGTCCGGCCCTCGTTGATGCGCGGCAGCTCGATCCCGCCGTCGCTGAGCGGCCCTTCGTCGACCCGGCCGCTCGCCGTGTCGATCACATAGCGCCACAGCATGCCAACGGGGTTGTCGGCGAACCTGCCCGTGCTCGCGTCGAGCCGCAAGAACCACGGATAGCGGACCGCATCGAGCACGACGCATGCTTCGTCGCGGTCATACGCGTTGACGACGTGCTGGATGAAGCAAGGCTCGATGCCGAACCAGCGCACGTTTCCGCCGTACCGTGGGATCACGCCGATGCGCGCCTGCCGGTCATCGTGCCAGCGCAGCGGCATCCGGTGGCCCTGCTTCAGCAGCGAGAAGTCGTACCCGACGTTCAGGTCGAGCAGCAGGCTGCGGGTCGCGGTGATCGCGAGGTCGTGCATCATCGACGGCGCCGGCACGTCGACAACGACGTCGGCGCGCTGCACACCCTGCGCGTCCGCGACACCGTAGCGCAGCCACGGCGCGCGCCAGTCCGCGCGAAACGCGATGAGCTCGCCCGTCAGCGGATCGACCTTCGGATGCGCGGTCATCCCGCCGGCAACCCCGGCGTGCCGTCGGGGCGCGCCGAGCGAATCGAGCTCGGCCGTGATCGCGAACGGCGCCGCACCCTCCGCCAGCGCCAGCAATTCGC is a genomic window of Corallococcus exiguus containing:
- a CDS encoding carotenoid oxygenase family protein, with amino-acid sequence MTAFDLNRGAVAPVADEVDLVDLSVTGVIPRELDGTLLRNGPNPLRGRFEGNGVLSWWPEAAMLHAIAFEDGRAASYRNRWARTRRWADVYSPAQAPHLPDTNPNVNVLLHAGELLALAEGAAPFAITAELDSLGAPRRHAGVAGGMTAHPKVDPLTGELIAFRADWRAPWLRYGVADAQGVQRADVVVDVPAPSMMHDLAITATRSLLLDLNVGYDFSLLKQGHRMPLRWHDDRQARIGVIPRYGGNVRWFGIEPCFIQHVVNAYDRDEACVVLDAVRYPWFLRLDASTGRFADNPVGMLWRYVIDTASGRVDEGPLSDGGIELPRINEGRTGRPYRYLYATEQPTPVEMRGVVRFDHERGATKRYALPPGDQNSEPVFVPCPGGVDEDDGWLMVMVYRAATDSSDLVILDAREIDAEPVATVHLPRRVPAGFHGAWVPRTR